A single Pseudomonas sp. MM223 DNA region contains:
- the acoR_3 gene encoding Acetoin catabolism regulatory protein (*Name acoR_3): MARQLITNAHDPLHESRQARLKLASEGELPLGMLRDEIDASWRRSLGHGLDCLQGEQVGLGLEQGHDLRVLLERNRLLVDAVTPELDYLVARQGKAGIVILGDAQANVLAIEGQTHVLSREGLRDLHPGSCWSESLRGTNAIGTAVVEGRPTLINCGEHYLDRLSPFSCTSVPLRDPRGEVIGVLDITREGVMAQPQDSLTTLMLAAGNIESRMFGLCHPEQLVLAFHSRPQYLNSAWHGLLALSLDGEVLAANDSACQLLQVPRHELIGRRSTDLLGERSPAFIARLWQGGVSSVQTAKGEFYFRALQLPRHGRVNGSTPASKPTLSKQSPALDALAGGDPRLARNLRMARQGLGNGLPVLLLGETGTGKEVVARALHQASPRADKPFVAVNCAAIPEGLIESELFGYREGAFTGSRRGGMVGRLMQAHGGTLFLDEIGDMPLALQARLLRVLQERRVAPLGAGDEQDIDVALICATHRDLKRLVQEQHFREDLYYRVNGVSLRLPALRERDDLAAIIQGLLDKADARGVTLDPALATLLEGFDWPGNIRQLEMVVRTALAMREDGEQVLTLDHELEMIRGALARHQGNVSAAADALGISRATLYRKLKQLRG; encoded by the coding sequence ATGGCGCGACAACTTATAACAAACGCCCACGACCCGCTGCACGAATCCCGCCAGGCCCGCCTCAAGCTCGCGAGCGAGGGTGAGCTGCCGCTGGGCATGCTGCGTGACGAAATCGACGCCTCCTGGCGCCGCAGCCTGGGCCATGGCCTGGATTGCCTGCAGGGCGAACAGGTCGGCCTGGGCCTGGAGCAGGGCCATGACCTGCGCGTGCTGCTGGAGCGCAACCGCCTGCTGGTCGACGCCGTTACCCCGGAACTGGACTACCTGGTCGCACGCCAGGGCAAGGCGGGCATCGTCATCCTCGGTGACGCCCAGGCCAACGTGCTGGCCATCGAGGGCCAGACCCACGTGCTCAGCCGTGAGGGCCTGCGCGACCTGCACCCGGGCAGTTGCTGGAGCGAGTCGCTGCGTGGCACCAATGCCATCGGCACGGCCGTGGTGGAAGGCCGGCCGACGCTGATCAACTGCGGCGAACATTACCTGGACCGCCTCAGCCCGTTTTCCTGCACGTCCGTGCCGCTGCGCGACCCGCGTGGCGAGGTGATCGGTGTGCTCGACATCACCCGCGAAGGGGTAATGGCGCAGCCACAGGACAGCCTGACAACCCTGATGCTGGCCGCCGGCAACATTGAAAGCCGCATGTTTGGCCTGTGCCACCCCGAACAACTGGTGCTGGCCTTCCACAGCCGCCCGCAATACCTCAACAGTGCCTGGCATGGCCTGCTGGCGCTGAGCCTGGACGGTGAAGTGCTGGCGGCCAACGACAGTGCCTGCCAGTTGTTGCAGGTGCCGCGCCATGAGCTGATTGGCCGGCGCAGCACGGACCTGCTCGGCGAACGTTCACCTGCGTTTATTGCGCGCCTGTGGCAGGGCGGGGTGAGCAGTGTGCAGACGGCCAAGGGCGAGTTCTACTTCCGTGCCTTGCAGCTGCCGCGCCATGGCCGGGTCAATGGCAGTACGCCGGCCAGCAAGCCGACGCTGAGCAAACAGTCGCCGGCACTCGACGCCTTGGCGGGTGGTGACCCACGGCTGGCGCGCAACCTGCGCATGGCCCGGCAGGGGCTGGGCAATGGCTTGCCGGTGTTGTTGCTGGGCGAGACCGGTACCGGCAAGGAAGTGGTCGCCCGTGCGTTGCACCAGGCCAGCCCGCGTGCGGATAAACCGTTTGTGGCGGTTAACTGTGCGGCCATCCCCGAAGGGCTGATCGAGTCCGAACTGTTTGGCTACCGCGAGGGGGCCTTCACCGGATCGCGCCGAGGCGGCATGGTCGGGCGGCTGATGCAGGCCCATGGCGGCACGCTGTTTCTCGACGAAATCGGCGACATGCCGCTGGCCTTGCAGGCACGCCTGTTGCGGGTGTTGCAGGAACGCCGGGTAGCGCCGCTGGGGGCGGGCGACGAACAGGACATCGATGTGGCGCTGATCTGCGCCACTCACCGTGACCTCAAACGCCTTGTTCAAGAGCAGCACTTCCGTGAAGACCTTTATTACCGGGTCAACGGCGTGTCGCTGCGCTTGCCGGCGCTGCGCGAGCGTGATGACCTGGCCGCGATCATCCAGGGCCTTTTGGACAAGGCCGATGCCCGTGGCGTCACCCTTGACCCGGCACTGGCCACCTTGCTTGAAGGTTTCGACTGGCCGGGCAACATCCGCCAGCTGGAAATGGTGGTGCGCACGGCGCTTGCCATGCGCGAGGACGGCGAGCAGGTGCTGACCCTGGACCACGAGCTTGAGATGATCCGCGGTGCCTTGGCGCGCCACCAGGGCAATGTGTCGGCTGCGGCCGATGCGCTGGGCATCAGCCGGGCGACGCTGTACCGCAAGCTCAAACAGTTGCGCGGTTGA
- a CDS encoding Putative multidrug export ATP-binding/permease protein → MGPLFARLVDSSDPVLMRQALAWLYGFVRPHRRAIGLLLGLSLGASLLALAQPWLVKTLIDEGLLAKDYQTLWQMAAIMIGAGLLGTVLAGVNRYLHTRLSGRILFALRDDLYRHLQQLSPTFYGRRRMGDILSRLDGDVAEIQRFAVDSLFSAVSAVIGLVGAVALMLMLSWQLSLLLALLVPIEVLWLRWMRRKVEREVRNLRERSADVSSFLVETLPAMKFIQAAGQQGREAGRLDQLGQGYMRQLLKVQVTEFFTQAIPGTLTSWCRACAFLVGGWWVIQGTWQLGALIAFSTYMGMAVGPVQSLLGLYVAVQRMAVSLGRVMELKREAVAVSPADNPLPIPDGPGELRLEALSFAHEGRQGAVLSNVQVCVPGGLKVAISGASGVGKSTLIDLLQRFYDPDAGRILLDGADLRDLDLAALRRRIAVVSQDIVLFRGTLAQNLAYGVPEASRAELERVVRLARLDSLVDSLPLGLDGLLGERGQQLSGGQKQRIAIARAVLQAPAILVLDEATSAVDEATEREVIAAIDQLFAGRTRILISHRASTLADADLHLHLQDGQLQVLPQEALKHGH, encoded by the coding sequence ATGGGCCCATTGTTCGCAAGGCTGGTGGACTCCAGCGACCCTGTACTCATGCGCCAGGCATTGGCCTGGCTGTATGGCTTCGTGCGCCCCCATCGGCGCGCCATCGGCCTGTTGCTGGGCTTGTCGCTGGGCGCCTCGTTACTGGCGCTGGCGCAACCCTGGCTGGTCAAGACGCTGATCGATGAGGGGCTGTTGGCCAAGGACTACCAGACCCTTTGGCAGATGGCGGCGATCATGATCGGCGCTGGCCTGCTGGGTACGGTGCTGGCCGGGGTCAACCGCTACCTGCATACGCGCCTGTCGGGGCGCATCCTGTTTGCCCTGCGCGATGACCTTTACCGGCACTTGCAGCAGCTGTCGCCTACGTTTTATGGGCGGCGGCGCATGGGTGACATTCTTTCGCGGCTGGATGGCGACGTGGCAGAGATCCAGCGCTTTGCCGTGGATTCGCTGTTCTCGGCGGTATCGGCGGTGATCGGCCTGGTGGGGGCGGTGGCGTTGATGCTGATGCTGTCGTGGCAGCTGTCGCTGTTGCTGGCGCTGCTGGTGCCGATCGAGGTGCTGTGGCTGCGCTGGATGCGGCGCAAGGTGGAGCGCGAAGTGCGAAACCTGCGCGAGCGTTCGGCGGATGTGTCGTCGTTCCTGGTCGAGACCTTGCCGGCGATGAAGTTCATTCAGGCGGCCGGCCAGCAAGGCCGCGAGGCAGGGCGGCTGGATCAGCTTGGCCAAGGCTACATGCGCCAGTTGCTGAAGGTGCAGGTAACCGAATTCTTTACCCAGGCCATCCCCGGCACACTCACCTCCTGGTGCCGCGCTTGCGCATTTCTGGTTGGCGGCTGGTGGGTGATCCAGGGGACCTGGCAGTTGGGTGCGCTGATCGCATTCTCCACTTACATGGGCATGGCGGTAGGCCCGGTGCAGAGCCTGCTGGGGCTGTACGTGGCGGTGCAGCGCATGGCGGTGAGCCTGGGGCGGGTGATGGAACTGAAGCGGGAGGCCGTGGCCGTAAGCCCGGCAGACAACCCGCTGCCCATTCCCGACGGGCCGGGCGAGCTGCGCCTCGAGGCGCTGAGCTTTGCCCATGAAGGGCGGCAGGGTGCCGTGCTGAGCAACGTGCAGGTGTGCGTGCCGGGCGGGCTGAAGGTGGCGATCAGCGGTGCTTCGGGGGTAGGCAAGTCCACCCTGATCGACCTGCTGCAACGTTTTTATGACCCGGACGCCGGGCGCATCCTGCTGGATGGCGCCGACCTGCGCGACCTGGACCTGGCTGCGCTGCGCCGTCGTATTGCCGTTGTCAGCCAGGACATCGTGCTGTTCCGTGGCACCTTGGCGCAAAACCTTGCCTACGGCGTGCCAGAGGCCAGCCGTGCGGAGCTGGAGCGGGTGGTGCGCCTGGCGCGGCTGGACAGCCTGGTCGACAGCCTGCCATTGGGCCTGGATGGCCTGCTGGGCGAGCGTGGCCAGCAGTTGTCTGGCGGCCAGAAGCAACGCATTGCCATTGCCCGTGCGGTGCTGCAAGCCCCGGCGATTCTGGTGCTGGACGAGGCCACCTCGGCAGTGGACGAAGCCACCGAGCGTGAAGTGATCGCGGCCATCGACCAACTGTTCGCCGGCCGCACACGCATCCTGATCAGCCACCGGGCTTCGACCCTGGCCGACGCCGACCTGCACCTGCACCTGCAGGATGGCCAGTTGCAGGTGCTGCCGCAGGAGGCGCTCAAACATGGCCACTGA
- the sctC_1 gene encoding Type 3 secretion system secretin (*Name sctC_1), with protein MKSSKLCKPAPFLLLALCVAIAGCGSSAVRKDSDQLMKEGQYEAGIARLEEALRDDPRDTELNIALAHSRQAAVEALLTQADADRIRHDFANARMGYGRVLTLEPNNRRAQEGTRQLELIRTLDERVALGQAALRQGDLFGAERYMREVLRLDPQNQKGMALRSDIENVQARTAQPFPQLRSKLDRPVTLEFRDANLKTIFEVLSQVAGINFIFDKDMRPDMKATIFVREVRIEDAVALLLEQNQLRQKIVNDNTLMVYPDSPQKTKDYQELVMRTFYLTSIDANTALNMVKTMLKTRDVFVDERLNTLTMRDTPDAVRMAEKLLQSQDQSNPEVVLEVEVMEVATSRILDLGLQWPNTFGVLTSDGKPVSVLDQLRGIDSSRISIGPAPQAKINASDKDINTLASPVIRVSNREQARIHIGQRVPIISATSVPSTQGPVITESVTYLDVGLKLEVQPTVHLNNEVAIKVALEVSNATPLEATRQGTIPVQVDTRNAQTTLRLHDGETQVLAGLVRNDHNASGNKIPGLGDIPGLGRLFGSNKDDMSKSELVLAITPRIVRNLPYQSPSDMEFSTGTESAMQVRQMAPLPPADVPGNAPTTDAPVVESQMAVAPVNGSPRP; from the coding sequence ATGAAGTCGTCAAAGCTGTGCAAGCCTGCTCCGTTCCTGCTGTTGGCGTTGTGCGTGGCCATTGCCGGCTGCGGTTCCAGCGCGGTACGCAAGGACAGCGACCAGTTGATGAAGGAGGGCCAGTACGAAGCCGGTATCGCCCGGCTGGAAGAGGCCCTGCGCGATGACCCGCGCGATACCGAGCTGAACATTGCCTTGGCCCACAGCCGCCAGGCCGCCGTGGAGGCACTGCTGACCCAGGCCGATGCCGACCGCATCCGCCACGACTTTGCCAACGCCCGCATGGGTTATGGCCGGGTGCTGACCCTGGAACCGAACAACCGCCGCGCCCAGGAAGGTACTCGCCAGCTGGAGCTTATCCGTACCCTCGACGAGCGCGTGGCCCTGGGCCAGGCCGCGTTGCGCCAGGGCGACCTGTTCGGTGCCGAGCGCTACATGCGCGAAGTGCTGCGCCTGGACCCGCAAAACCAGAAGGGCATGGCCCTGCGCAGCGACATCGAGAACGTTCAGGCGCGCACCGCGCAGCCCTTCCCGCAGTTGCGCAGCAAGCTGGACCGGCCGGTCACCCTGGAGTTTCGTGATGCCAACCTGAAGACGATTTTTGAAGTGCTGTCCCAGGTTGCCGGCATCAATTTCATCTTCGACAAAGACATGCGCCCGGACATGAAGGCCACCATCTTCGTGCGTGAAGTGCGCATCGAGGACGCCGTGGCGCTGCTGCTGGAGCAGAACCAGCTACGCCAGAAGATCGTCAACGACAACACCCTGATGGTTTACCCCGACTCGCCGCAAAAGACCAAGGACTACCAGGAACTGGTCATGCGCACCTTCTACCTGACCAGCATCGACGCCAACACCGCACTGAACATGGTCAAGACCATGCTCAAGACCCGCGACGTGTTCGTCGACGAGCGCCTCAACACGCTGACCATGCGCGACACGCCCGATGCCGTGCGCATGGCCGAAAAGCTGTTGCAGTCGCAAGACCAGTCCAACCCTGAAGTGGTACTGGAAGTGGAGGTGATGGAAGTGGCTACCTCGCGCATCCTCGACCTTGGCCTGCAATGGCCCAACACCTTTGGCGTGCTGACTTCCGATGGCAAGCCGGTGAGCGTGCTCGACCAGCTGCGTGGCATCGACTCCAGCCGCATCAGCATCGGGCCGGCACCGCAGGCCAAGATCAATGCCTCGGACAAAGACATCAACACCTTGGCCAGCCCGGTGATCCGCGTCAGCAACCGCGAGCAGGCACGCATTCACATCGGCCAGCGGGTGCCGATCATCAGCGCCACTTCGGTGCCGTCCACCCAGGGCCCGGTGATCACCGAAAGCGTCACCTATCTGGACGTGGGTCTCAAGCTTGAAGTGCAACCCACCGTGCACCTGAACAACGAAGTGGCGATCAAGGTGGCCCTGGAAGTGAGCAACGCCACCCCGCTGGAGGCTACCCGCCAGGGCACCATCCCGGTCCAGGTCGACACCCGCAACGCCCAGACCACCTTGCGCCTGCACGATGGCGAAACCCAGGTACTGGCCGGCCTGGTGCGCAATGACCACAACGCCAGTGGCAACAAGATCCCGGGGCTGGGTGATATCCCGGGCCTGGGCCGGCTGTTTGGCAGCAACAAGGACGACATGAGCAAGAGCGAGCTGGTACTGGCGATTACCCCGCGCATCGTGCGCAACCTGCCGTACCAGAGCCCGTCGGACATGGAGTTTTCTACCGGTACTGAATCGGCCATGCAGGTGCGCCAGATGGCGCCGCTGCCGCCTGCAGATGTGCCCGGCAACGCGCCGACCACCGACGCGCCGGTGGTGGAAAGCCAGATGGCGGTCGCCCCGGTCAACGGGAGCCCACGGCCATGA
- the csgG gene encoding Curli production assembly/transport component CsgG (*Name csgG), producing the protein MKRLLSTLLILTALGLQSGCSLREPMSAEQDSETPTLTPRASTYYDLINMPRPKGRLMAVVYGFRDQTGQYKPTPASSFSTSVTQGAASMLMDALSASGWFVVLEREGLQNLLTERKIIRASQKKPDVAENIMGELPPLQAANLMLEGGIIAYDTNVRSGGEGARYLGIDISREYRVDQVTVNLRAVDVRTGQVLANVMTSKTIYSVGRSAGVFKFIEFKKLLEAEVGYTTNEPAQLCVLSAIEAAVGHLLAQGIERRLWQVAGDAGEGKATVDKYLSQNQQP; encoded by the coding sequence ATGAAACGTCTGCTGAGCACGCTGCTAATCCTCACCGCCCTAGGCCTGCAAAGTGGTTGCAGCCTGCGCGAACCTATGTCGGCCGAACAGGACTCGGAAACCCCGACCCTGACCCCACGCGCCTCGACCTACTACGACCTGATCAACATGCCACGGCCCAAAGGCCGGCTGATGGCAGTGGTATACGGCTTCCGCGACCAGACTGGGCAATACAAGCCCACCCCGGCCAGCTCGTTTTCCACCAGCGTCACCCAGGGCGCGGCCAGCATGCTGATGGACGCCCTGAGTGCCAGCGGCTGGTTCGTGGTGCTGGAGCGTGAAGGGCTGCAAAACCTGCTGACCGAGCGCAAGATCATCCGTGCTTCGCAGAAAAAACCTGATGTGGCGGAGAACATCATGGGCGAGCTACCACCGCTGCAGGCCGCCAACCTGATGCTGGAGGGCGGCATCATCGCCTACGACACCAACGTGCGCAGCGGCGGCGAGGGGGCTCGTTACCTGGGGATCGACATTTCCCGCGAGTACCGGGTAGACCAGGTAACCGTGAACCTGCGCGCCGTGGACGTGCGCACCGGGCAGGTGCTGGCCAACGTGATGACCAGCAAGACCATCTACTCGGTTGGCCGCAGTGCCGGGGTGTTCAAGTTCATCGAGTTCAAGAAGCTGCTGGAGGCCGAGGTGGGCTACACCACCAACGAACCGGCGCAGCTGTGCGTGCTGTCGGCGATCGAGGCGGCGGTGGGGCATTTGCTGGCGCAGGGGATTGAACGGCGGCTTTGGCAGGTGGCGGGGGATGCGGGGGAGGGCAAGGCTACGGTGGATAAATATCTGAGCCAGAATCAGCAGCCGTAA
- the csgE gene encoding Curli production assembly/transport component CsgE (*Name csgE), with protein sequence MNTLAALCLGLLLALATSAKAGDEDEMQGFIVDNTISHIGHDFYYYFADRLRATSRLDFNLVVRERPDARWGSLVTVEFEREVMYRRFLPPNTTELKDEAVAAADLVKQQIIQRKLQRLLQDTTDLERDEL encoded by the coding sequence ATGAACACACTGGCTGCGTTGTGCCTGGGCCTGCTGCTGGCGTTGGCCACTTCGGCCAAGGCCGGGGACGAAGACGAGATGCAGGGCTTTATCGTCGACAACACCATTTCGCACATCGGCCACGACTTTTACTACTACTTCGCCGACCGCCTACGCGCCACCAGCCGCCTGGACTTCAACCTGGTGGTACGCGAACGCCCGGATGCCCGCTGGGGCAGCCTGGTTACCGTGGAGTTCGAGCGTGAAGTGATGTACCGCCGCTTTCTGCCACCGAACACCACCGAGCTTAAAGACGAGGCCGTGGCAGCCGCCGACCTAGTCAAGCAGCAAATCATTCAACGCAAGCTGCAACGCCTGCTACAGGACACCACCGACTTGGAGAGGGACGAGCTATGA